Proteins encoded together in one Impatiens glandulifera chromosome 1, dImpGla2.1, whole genome shotgun sequence window:
- the LOC124918859 gene encoding 13S globulin seed storage protein 1-like gives MAFLSLGLFLMVLFHGCTAQFSPHQNQWQALGGAQRHRLQARTSCDIDRISAREPNRRFSAEAGETEIWDLENEEFLCAGFVAIRYTIQPRGLLLPSYTNAPQISYVIRGKGIQGAVIPGCAETFESSQESGFPDRHQKVREIRQGDVLSVFPGMTTWAFNNGENPLELISLLDLSNDANQLDLKIRKFFLAGNPSAARGEERHGAQTKEAGNVFKGIDEKFLSAIFNVDVDTARKLKGDEDNRGNIVRVEKNFEVVCPSYQGEEAEMRERRHNGLEETVCTMKLSQNIDSARRADVYNPRGGRLTTLNSHHFPALNTIQLSAERGVLYRNAILAPYWNVNAHSMVYILRGSGRMQIVGSKGTVFDEQVKEGQIVVVPQDFASIKKASQDGLEWIAFKTSANAMTSPIAGRLSVFRGLPVDVLMNSYGISREEARNLKFNREGLKVFGPGSATRS, from the exons ATGGCTTTCCTCTCTCTAGGTCTGTTCCTTATGGTCCTCTTCCATGGCTGCACCGCCCAGTTCAGCCCTCATCAGAATCAATGGCAGGCCTTAGGCGGTGCCCAAAGACACAGGCTCCAGGCAAGAACCAGCTGCGACATAGACCGCATCAGCGCCCGCGAGCCCAACCGCAGGTTCTCTGCCGAAGCCGGAGAGACCGAAATCTGGGACCTAGAAAATGAAGAGTTCCTATGTGCAGGTTTTGTAGCCATCCGCTACACCATCCAGCCACGTGGACTTCTCTTGCCATCCTACACAAATGCCCCTCAAATCTCTTACGTCATTCGAG GCAAAGGTATCCAAGGGGCTGTCATTCCAGGCTGCGCTGAGACATTCGAATCCAGTCAAGAATCCGGTTTTCCCGACCGCCACCAGAAGGTTAGAGAAATCCGACAAGGTGATGTTTTGTCTGTCTTTCCCGGAATGACAACATGGGCCTTCAACAACGGCGAGAACCCTCTTGAGTTGATTTCGCTTCTCGATCTCAGCAACGATGCCAACCAGCTCGATCTCAAGATcaga aAATTCTTCTTGGCCGGAAACCCATCGGCGGCGAGAGGAGAAGAGCGCCACGGAGCCCAGACCAAAGAAGCCGGCAACGTTTTCAAGGGAATAGACGAGAAATTCTTGTCTGCCATTTTCAACGTGGATGTTGACACAGCAAGGAAACTAAAGGGAGATGAAGATAACAGAGGCAATATCGTCCGAGTTgagaaaaactttgaagttgtATGCCCTAGTTACCAGGGAGAGGAAGCCGAAATGAGAGAGAGGAGACACAACGGTCTTGAAGAAACCGTTTGTACCATGAAGCTGAGTCAGAACATCGACAGTGCTCGTCGCGCTGACGTGTACAACCCACGTGGCGGACGACTCACCACCCTCAACTCTCACCATTTCCCCGCACTCAACACGATCCAACTCAGCGCCGAGAGAGGTGTTCTTTACAGG AATGCTATATTGGCTCCATACTGGAACGTGAACGCGCACAGCATGGTGTATATACTACGTGGGAGCGGGAGGATGCAGATTGTGGGTAGCAAGGGAACAGTTTTCGATGAACAGGTTAAGGAAGGACAGATCGTGGTGGTGCCACAAGACTTTGCTTCCATTAAGAAGGCTAGCCAAGATGGCTTGGAATGGATCGCATTCAAGACTAGTGCCAATGCCATGACTAGCCCCATAGCCGGGAGGTTGTCTGTTTTCAGGGGACTGCCCGTGGATGTGCTGATGAATTCTTATGGAATCTCGAGGGAAGAGGCTAGGAACTTGAAGTTCAACAGGGAAGGTTTGAAGGTGTTTGGACCTGGATCCGCCACCAGATCATGa